The Streptomyces cathayae DNA segment CCCCGGGACGCTGCGGGGCGATGCTCCTGCCGTCGGGCAGGAGTTCACCGGTGTCCTCGAAGAGCACGACACCGTTGCACAGCAGGCTCCAGCCTTGTTCCG contains these protein-coding regions:
- a CDS encoding DUF5999 family protein, giving the protein MCQHPSPCPSAESADRESARLVAHHPEQGWSLLCNGVVLFEDTGELLPDGRSIAPQRPGGPAVMTSA